One genomic region from Amycolatopsis sp. FBCC-B4732 encodes:
- a CDS encoding TauD/TfdA family dioxygenase, which produces MDPLHPYDALDQSRVLPPKSLRDFLQYERQDSRLEAHAKKQLLSLVHTFLDNPPGVLVLTGVPIDDPSTTRDMILKFTGLLGQVLTQDRNGTIIKEVRDRGTLIGEGAEAKYSESRFGGNFHTDGAELPLPAPDFFTLLCVRQSRIGGELQYARLNDVIANLPRTRGLLATLQGYFYFDRRIGNSYDAPTIRKPVLYRHNGHAAITYLRKYIERGHQFPSSPPLTRFQIEALDALDNATSNTQLVNVGKLNEGELAIFNNLTCLHARTTFVDNPRRTRLLLRTWIRRR; this is translated from the coding sequence GTGGATCCATTGCACCCATATGACGCACTAGATCAATCACGTGTACTCCCGCCGAAGAGTTTGAGGGATTTTCTACAATACGAGCGGCAAGACTCTCGTCTTGAAGCCCATGCAAAAAAACAGCTGTTATCTCTCGTCCATACTTTTCTAGACAATCCCCCGGGAGTTTTAGTTCTGACGGGTGTGCCCATCGACGACCCGAGCACAACAAGAGATATGATACTTAAATTCACAGGACTTCTGGGTCAGGTCTTAACGCAAGATCGAAATGGCACAATTATTAAAGAAGTACGAGACCGAGGAACGCTAATCGGCGAAGGCGCCGAAGCAAAGTACTCCGAGTCGAGGTTCGGTGGCAACTTCCACACAGACGGCGCCGAATTACCACTTCCAGCGCCAGATTTTTTCACTCTACTATGCGTCCGTCAGTCAAGAATCGGAGGCGAACTCCAATATGCACGTTTAAATGACGTCATCGCGAATTTGCCGCGCACGCGCGGACTACTAGCAACATTACAGGGTTATTTTTACTTTGATCGAAGAATTGGCAATTCTTATGACGCGCCGACGATCCGAAAACCTGTTCTATATAGGCACAATGGTCACGCGGCAATTACATACTTGCGCAAGTATATCGAGCGCGGGCACCAGTTTCCCTCTTCACCCCCCCTGACGCGCTTCCAGATTGAAGCACTAGACGCGCTCGACAATGCCACATCGAATACACAGCTTGTTAACGTCGGGAAACTCAATGAAGGCGAACTAGCGATCTTCAACAACTTGACCTGCTTGCACGCACGAACGACCTTCGTCGACAACCCCAGAAGAACTCGACTGCTACTACGGACATGGATTCGCCGAAGGTAG
- a CDS encoding recombinase family protein encodes MNGKKPATTTSTRPDHGSGLRFAFYGRTSTVRHQDRVSSQGWQRDMADELVAGHGRVVAAYFDAGTSRRIPWRQRPQGAQLMAAVSGPGSVIDAIVVGEYERAFTGTQFTTLYTWCNRHGIQLWLPETGGPVDLGNRDHRALLALLATQSQREVLRARHRVLAAMHNQATQQGRYLGGRPPYGYQLVDAGPHPNPADARWGRRLQRLAPDPGTAPHVAWMFRQRLAGHSVASIARHLNERGIPCPSSADPDRNRHRTRGSWILRTVAVILANPRYTGRQTWNRRATGTEGPASTPALSAKAAHPALISEQDFVAAQQVRAARPAGDGQTRRFALAGLIHCGVCNRRLDSHWNHGRPTYRCRHGHTSTQRAGQPRPKTLYIREDHLVDEIHVRLGVQDDDGHATLESAWTRSSRVATALRGSGQFIVCGSAEWRLQNIDSS; translated from the coding sequence ATGAACGGCAAGAAGCCGGCAACCACCACCTCTACCCGCCCCGACCATGGCAGTGGCTTGCGGTTCGCCTTCTACGGCCGCACCTCGACCGTCCGACATCAAGATCGCGTGTCGTCGCAGGGCTGGCAACGCGACATGGCCGATGAGCTGGTCGCGGGCCACGGCCGGGTCGTCGCCGCCTACTTCGACGCCGGCACCTCACGCCGCATCCCGTGGCGACAGCGACCGCAGGGTGCCCAGCTCATGGCCGCAGTCTCGGGTCCAGGATCCGTGATCGATGCGATCGTGGTCGGCGAGTACGAGCGCGCCTTCACCGGCACCCAGTTCACCACCCTCTACACCTGGTGCAACCGCCACGGCATCCAGCTGTGGTTACCCGAGACAGGAGGCCCGGTCGATCTGGGAAACCGCGACCACCGGGCACTGCTGGCCTTGCTGGCCACCCAGTCACAACGCGAAGTACTCCGCGCTCGCCACCGCGTCCTGGCGGCGATGCACAACCAGGCCACCCAGCAAGGCCGCTACCTCGGCGGACGACCACCCTACGGCTACCAGCTCGTCGACGCCGGCCCCCACCCCAACCCCGCCGACGCCCGCTGGGGCCGACGCCTCCAGCGCCTCGCACCCGATCCAGGAACCGCACCCCACGTCGCCTGGATGTTCCGCCAGCGTCTCGCCGGGCACAGCGTCGCCAGCATCGCCCGACACCTCAACGAACGCGGCATCCCCTGCCCGTCCAGCGCCGACCCCGACCGCAACCGCCACCGAACCCGCGGCTCCTGGATCCTACGCACCGTCGCCGTCATCCTGGCGAACCCGCGCTACACCGGTCGCCAGACCTGGAACCGCCGCGCCACCGGCACCGAAGGCCCAGCCTCAACGCCCGCACTGTCGGCGAAGGCTGCCCATCCGGCGCTGATCTCGGAGCAGGACTTCGTCGCCGCGCAGCAAGTCCGGGCGGCGCGCCCCGCTGGCGACGGTCAGACTCGCCGATTCGCCCTCGCCGGGCTAATTCACTGCGGCGTTTGCAACCGGCGGCTGGACTCGCACTGGAACCACGGGCGACCGACGTACCGCTGCCGCCACGGCCACACCAGCACCCAGCGCGCGGGCCAGCCGCGGCCGAAGACGCTCTACATCCGTGAAGACCACCTCGTGGACGAGATCCATGTCCGGCTCGGCGTTCAAGACGATGACGGCCACGCCACGCTGGAGTCCGCTTGGACACGAAGCAGCCGCGTCGCGACAGCGCTACGAGGCTCGGGACAGTTCATCGTCTGCGGCAGCGCAGAATGGCGACTACAGAACATCGATTCGAGCTGA
- a CDS encoding DUF4190 domain-containing protein has protein sequence MSYAPMPPSAPMPVPNQCRNGLGTAGFVLGLVGLIFAFIPIIGVIAWPLTILGLIFGIVGTLRANRGQASNKGLAITAVVLSAIGLVICVLWTAAFGKAVNDAANNLPTAAAPAAVADAGSQPAAAAPTAAASAKHTVVLEVTTAAKSNLQWSSGFSANSQEVLEKGKTWSQTLTMDDLVFTSVSATPVEFKMGSKDNTCKITVDGKVVVEQHNSIGAICTYQP, from the coding sequence GTGTCTTACGCCCCCATGCCGCCGTCGGCGCCGATGCCGGTGCCGAACCAGTGCAGAAACGGCCTCGGCACCGCCGGGTTCGTCCTCGGCCTGGTCGGGCTGATCTTCGCGTTCATCCCGATCATCGGTGTCATCGCGTGGCCGCTGACGATCCTCGGGCTGATCTTCGGCATCGTCGGGACGCTGCGCGCCAACCGGGGCCAGGCGAGCAACAAGGGGCTGGCCATCACCGCCGTCGTGCTGTCGGCGATCGGGCTGGTCATCTGCGTCCTCTGGACGGCGGCCTTCGGCAAGGCCGTCAACGACGCCGCGAACAACCTGCCGACGGCAGCCGCGCCGGCTGCCGTCGCGGACGCCGGATCTCAGCCCGCCGCGGCAGCCCCGACCGCGGCCGCGTCGGCCAAGCACACCGTCGTCCTCGAGGTCACGACGGCGGCGAAGTCCAATCTGCAGTGGAGCAGCGGGTTCAGCGCGAACTCCCAGGAGGTCCTGGAGAAGGGCAAGACGTGGAGCCAGACCCTGACGATGGACGATCTCGTGTTCACTTCGGTCAGCGCCACCCCGGTCGAGTTCAAGATGGGCAGCAAGGACAACACCTGCAAGATCACTGTCGACGGCAAGGTCGTCGTCGAACAGCACAACAGCATCGGCGCCATCTGCACCTACCAGCCCTGA
- a CDS encoding DUF4231 domain-containing protein, which produces MSVDGEGDDGYASRIANESYEWYRNRAILTRRAYRLSEMMLLVISASIPVVAVFFPHSSTISAVLGGVIVITSGSQSLFHWHENYLRFSQAREAVESERRLYNTWTAPYNLEESRSQVLVSAISRIEQQEMQRWITVVSRSKETRVTQSSSKQ; this is translated from the coding sequence GTGTCAGTCGATGGAGAAGGTGACGACGGGTACGCATCGCGTATTGCGAACGAGTCCTATGAGTGGTATCGAAATCGTGCAATTCTTACACGTCGGGCATATAGGCTCTCGGAGATGATGCTTCTAGTAATCTCGGCTAGTATTCCGGTTGTTGCTGTTTTTTTCCCGCACAGCTCAACCATTTCGGCGGTTTTAGGTGGCGTGATCGTAATTACCTCTGGATCGCAATCGCTATTTCATTGGCACGAGAACTATTTGAGGTTTAGCCAAGCGCGCGAAGCGGTTGAGTCAGAGAGGAGACTGTATAATACTTGGACAGCTCCGTACAATTTGGAGGAGTCTAGGTCTCAGGTTCTCGTATCGGCGATCTCGCGTATCGAACAGCAGGAGATGCAGAGATGGATCACTGTCGTATCACGCTCGAAAGAAACAAGAGTTACTCAGTCGTCGTCGAAACAGTGA
- a CDS encoding NACHT domain-containing NTPase codes for MAGDLEFAEPVRRWLRVRSGEDQDDPPFELDDEGFLPDPTADEPLRMGAGMVRPEDAVVERGALVLLGEPGAGKTTTFARLTDADRSAGEPEPGYPGTVWINGSELGDSTSFNEVLGEHLAALPPAGAAEPLTATLTIVLDQLDEAANLFRLPARLKRALNDKDTRALRFLIACRTADYPEGLTRVLEQALGACVVADLAPLTRDDVATLAASTDVDATAFVDAVVRAGVGTLANTPLTLKVLLAAFRQEADALSRTPRELFETGVTQLVDEHDRGRAIKPFATTTVEERLVIAGRIATRMLLCGQRTIWCGEAAQAGPEDITEGMLARGRETAAGSFEVSPPAVGETLRTALFSRSGKNRVAFAHSSFAAFLAARYLTARSGADLDAQRGITGVFLVAAPDEETASIPIHLRETAAWMLAHAPGEHLWLATADPEGLIAHGAYITDLATRAAMVGGLLRRAGEVELSEGSWHRTWWRLAHPGLAGQLTAVLSSVLTTGSEEWQDFAAASLAIRFALDGEVGEVAELLLEVAEASKLAPALRNRAIKASMATNPRMAAPRLRSLLASLTPETDADDDSEELVGTILSELWPDHLDLADVLPHLRPVRADSVIGMYRWHLWRLPGDVAESDLSALLTHGTRLVDQLLAPPAGSDTSELTNFSPDLARSPTLDDVLAPIFDRITVSPNVEEYLPVLARQVSRLLLASARVPVPLGADLVDESGKVTTSSIDVRRSFAEAVILALTAEVAEFDLYHAHLVLWEWKSARHGPAAPQGLRRGDRTHLLDDSDFAWLLARVDNLRSSGEHKQADAVGLVAASVADLYNPSTFELAYARCGTPEGEHFAWAFDGVPLDSKLAEAMRRNGSKEKPWEHADAFASRQRDRLQSAMAGDANAFWRLTRDLRADVATGQFDALDSDDPRVLPGASLWAPEEFIAAFSVAARQFLDAENDHRDEWLGTQTRDYRAEAGYAALVVLRDNGNLDDISDRWAGWVGAVLDKAHRAATTRDSSLIRDLMSRVGTHAATELVAAIRTLVRGSLARGEAPWALAEIMSSVPATVHPALVELARDLRAALDGSDDSGSPFTVPDTLEARRSATNTWATLLHEPLLAGNDAALKQAENALDHEVIEDHALWTAAAGRLLLLSDPERFWSRIHQALTASPAFSKDLAFASAQTYRLNEVAESLPDRELVEAWRWLADVCPPETDVFREGWVPPERSVHDWRNAMLNVLSRRGTQESVLGIRSLVNSFPNDLRLQAALVSARRQAQARATVLLKPQQVVELLADPGRRVVRTPLQLAELLIEVLIEIERDLPTHSNLLWDCEREPKPVDAPSWARRPLVWRPKLEGTLAAYLAHELTIRLARRAVVINREVVVKPTDAGDSGERPDLLVHAIAFEGELDAAEVVSVPVEIKGSWHAAVSTAQRDQLANRYLPAEKTDAGVYVVGWYPIDLWSAKDRNPKANARKLVGPEPLLEILLSQADEIFEESGRRTLPYVLTITRAAPS; via the coding sequence ATGGCCGGAGACCTCGAATTCGCCGAACCCGTACGCCGTTGGCTGCGTGTCCGCAGCGGAGAGGACCAGGACGACCCGCCGTTCGAGCTGGACGACGAAGGGTTCCTGCCGGATCCCACTGCCGATGAGCCGCTCCGGATGGGGGCGGGAATGGTGCGCCCCGAGGACGCCGTTGTCGAACGAGGCGCCCTGGTCCTGCTCGGGGAACCCGGAGCCGGCAAGACGACCACCTTCGCCCGGTTGACCGACGCCGACCGCAGCGCCGGGGAGCCCGAACCGGGATATCCCGGCACGGTATGGATCAACGGTTCGGAACTCGGTGATAGCACCTCTTTCAACGAGGTCTTGGGCGAACACCTCGCGGCGCTGCCGCCGGCCGGAGCCGCGGAACCGCTGACTGCGACGCTGACCATTGTCCTCGATCAACTCGATGAAGCGGCGAACTTATTCCGGTTGCCGGCGCGATTGAAACGCGCACTCAATGACAAGGACACCCGTGCACTGCGGTTCCTCATCGCTTGCCGGACCGCGGACTATCCCGAAGGCCTGACTCGAGTGCTGGAGCAAGCACTCGGCGCGTGCGTCGTCGCTGATCTGGCGCCGCTCACTCGCGACGACGTCGCCACGCTTGCCGCCAGCACTGACGTGGACGCAACAGCGTTTGTCGACGCCGTCGTCCGGGCTGGCGTCGGAACGCTTGCCAACACGCCCCTGACTCTGAAGGTCTTGCTCGCGGCGTTCCGGCAGGAGGCGGACGCTCTGAGCAGGACACCCCGAGAGCTGTTCGAAACGGGGGTCACGCAGCTGGTCGACGAGCACGACCGCGGACGGGCCATCAAACCGTTCGCTACCACCACAGTCGAAGAGCGGCTGGTGATCGCAGGACGGATCGCCACCCGCATGCTGCTGTGTGGCCAGCGCACAATCTGGTGTGGCGAAGCCGCTCAAGCCGGCCCGGAGGACATCACCGAAGGGATGCTGGCGCGCGGCCGCGAGACAGCGGCTGGCTCCTTCGAGGTGTCACCGCCAGCGGTAGGGGAGACCCTCAGAACGGCGCTGTTCTCCCGCAGCGGCAAGAATCGCGTCGCGTTCGCCCACTCGTCGTTCGCTGCGTTCCTAGCCGCTCGGTACCTGACCGCCCGCTCCGGCGCCGACCTCGACGCACAGCGGGGAATAACTGGCGTGTTCCTCGTCGCAGCACCCGATGAGGAAACCGCCAGCATCCCGATACACCTGCGGGAGACTGCGGCGTGGATGCTCGCTCACGCCCCCGGGGAACATCTCTGGCTGGCTACAGCCGATCCCGAAGGCCTGATCGCGCACGGCGCGTATATCACCGATCTCGCGACACGTGCTGCGATGGTGGGCGGGCTTCTCCGCCGCGCGGGGGAGGTCGAGCTCAGTGAGGGGTCATGGCACCGGACCTGGTGGAGACTGGCGCACCCAGGATTAGCAGGGCAGCTGACCGCCGTGCTGTCTAGCGTACTGACCACGGGTTCCGAGGAGTGGCAGGACTTCGCTGCGGCAAGCCTGGCGATCCGCTTTGCTCTCGACGGCGAGGTTGGGGAGGTCGCCGAACTACTTTTGGAGGTTGCCGAGGCCTCGAAACTCGCTCCAGCACTCCGTAATCGCGCGATTAAGGCGTCGATGGCGACCAATCCGAGGATGGCTGCTCCTCGGCTGCGGAGCCTGCTGGCCTCGCTCACTCCTGAAACTGACGCCGACGATGACAGCGAAGAACTTGTCGGGACAATCCTCTCCGAACTGTGGCCCGACCATCTTGACCTTGCCGATGTGCTACCGCATCTTCGCCCTGTGCGCGCGGATTCGGTGATCGGCATGTACCGATGGCATCTGTGGCGTCTCCCCGGAGACGTCGCTGAATCCGATCTTTCGGCCTTGCTGACCCATGGCACCCGCCTCGTCGATCAACTTCTGGCACCCCCTGCTGGTTCCGACACGTCCGAGCTGACCAACTTCAGCCCAGACCTCGCGCGCAGCCCGACATTGGACGATGTGCTCGCGCCGATCTTTGATCGCATCACGGTGTCACCGAACGTCGAGGAATACCTGCCGGTACTCGCGCGGCAGGTGTCTCGGCTGCTTCTGGCGTCGGCCAGGGTGCCGGTACCGCTGGGAGCCGATCTTGTCGATGAGAGCGGGAAAGTCACGACATCCAGCATCGATGTCAGGCGTTCATTCGCTGAGGCGGTGATCCTGGCGCTCACTGCCGAGGTCGCCGAATTCGATCTATACCACGCGCACCTGGTCCTATGGGAATGGAAGTCCGCCCGCCACGGACCGGCTGCTCCGCAAGGACTTCGACGCGGCGACCGGACGCACTTGCTCGACGACAGTGACTTCGCCTGGTTGCTCGCGCGAGTCGACAACCTGCGCAGCAGCGGCGAGCACAAGCAGGCAGATGCCGTGGGGCTGGTCGCTGCCAGCGTCGCTGACCTCTACAACCCGTCGACTTTTGAGCTTGCCTACGCTCGGTGTGGCACGCCGGAAGGTGAACACTTTGCGTGGGCGTTCGACGGCGTCCCGCTCGACAGCAAACTCGCGGAAGCGATGCGTCGCAACGGTTCGAAGGAGAAACCGTGGGAGCACGCGGACGCGTTCGCCAGCCGGCAGCGCGACCGACTGCAGTCGGCCATGGCCGGAGACGCCAATGCCTTCTGGCGCCTCACGCGTGATCTGCGAGCCGATGTCGCGACCGGACAGTTCGATGCCCTCGACTCCGATGATCCACGAGTCCTGCCCGGTGCTTCCCTGTGGGCACCCGAAGAATTCATCGCCGCGTTCAGCGTCGCCGCGCGTCAGTTCTTGGATGCCGAGAACGACCACCGAGACGAGTGGCTGGGTACGCAGACCAGGGACTACCGTGCCGAGGCTGGCTACGCTGCGCTCGTCGTTCTCCGCGACAATGGCAACCTAGACGACATATCGGACAGGTGGGCAGGGTGGGTCGGCGCAGTACTGGACAAAGCGCATCGCGCCGCGACGACCAGAGACTCTTCGCTTATCCGCGATCTGATGTCCCGAGTCGGGACCCATGCGGCAACGGAGCTTGTCGCCGCGATCCGCACACTGGTTCGTGGTTCGCTTGCGCGCGGGGAAGCGCCCTGGGCGCTGGCTGAGATCATGTCATCGGTGCCGGCCACCGTGCATCCCGCCCTCGTCGAACTCGCCCGCGACCTGCGCGCCGCGCTGGACGGCTCCGATGACTCCGGCAGTCCGTTCACAGTTCCTGACACACTCGAAGCCAGACGCAGTGCAACCAACACGTGGGCCACCTTGCTGCACGAGCCCCTTCTCGCCGGCAACGATGCCGCCCTGAAACAGGCGGAAAACGCACTTGATCACGAAGTGATCGAGGACCACGCCCTGTGGACGGCCGCAGCAGGGCGTCTTCTCCTGCTCTCCGACCCGGAACGTTTCTGGTCTCGGATACATCAGGCCTTGACCGCCTCGCCGGCGTTCTCGAAGGACCTCGCATTCGCGAGCGCTCAGACATACCGCCTCAATGAGGTCGCCGAGTCACTGCCCGACCGCGAACTTGTGGAAGCGTGGCGATGGTTGGCCGACGTGTGCCCACCGGAGACCGACGTCTTCCGCGAAGGCTGGGTTCCTCCCGAAAGGTCAGTCCACGATTGGCGCAACGCGATGCTCAACGTACTGTCGAGGCGTGGCACCCAGGAATCAGTCCTGGGCATACGAAGTCTCGTGAACAGCTTCCCGAACGACCTCCGGCTTCAAGCCGCACTGGTCTCAGCCCGGCGCCAAGCGCAGGCGCGAGCGACCGTCCTGCTGAAGCCGCAACAGGTGGTCGAGTTGCTGGCCGATCCGGGACGACGGGTGGTCCGGACCCCGCTGCAACTGGCGGAACTGCTCATCGAAGTGCTGATCGAGATCGAACGTGACCTGCCGACTCACTCGAACCTTTTGTGGGACTGCGAACGTGAGCCGAAGCCTGTCGATGCTCCGAGTTGGGCGCGCCGTCCGCTGGTGTGGCGCCCCAAGCTCGAGGGAACTCTCGCCGCTTACCTTGCTCATGAGTTGACGATCCGGCTCGCTCGCCGAGCTGTGGTGATCAATCGCGAGGTCGTCGTCAAGCCCACCGATGCGGGCGACTCAGGTGAACGACCGGACCTCCTTGTGCACGCGATCGCATTTGAGGGCGAACTCGACGCTGCCGAAGTAGTGAGCGTCCCGGTGGAGATCAAGGGTTCCTGGCATGCTGCGGTGTCAACGGCTCAACGCGATCAGCTCGCCAATCGATATCTGCCAGCCGAAAAGACTGACGCGGGCGTGTACGTCGTCGGCTGGTATCCCATCGACTTGTGGAGCGCGAAGGACCGCAACCCGAAGGCCAACGCAAGAAAGCTCGTCGGCCCCGAGCCCTTGTTGGAGATCCTGCTCAGTCAGGCAGACGAGATCTTCGAAGAGTCTGGGCGACGAACCCTGCCGTATGTCCTGACGATCACGAGGGCGGCCCCAAGCTGA